Proteins from a single region of Trichoplusia ni isolate ovarian cell line Hi5 chromosome 3, tn1, whole genome shotgun sequence:
- the LOC113508876 gene encoding PCNA-associated factor-like: MARTKASVGSKVSSGKSSKARCVAAPTPSSSGASGSVDRANRGGGGGNPVCPRETPKWQKPITTFFISKDEPKHVDVEEQDDQDKAAGSSKPRKTNVIESDEEEEVLTERPKNTVLDDTIELEPLTGEDSHKIEEYYPKGNKGKGVGKKTKGKENKRDSKRLREEDDGEHSSKRVKVN, from the exons atggCCCGAACGAAGGCGTCGGTGGGTTCAAAAG TATCGTCTGGGAAGAGTAGCAAGGCCAGATGTGTTGCGGCGCCTACTCCAAGCAGTTCTGGTGCTTCAG GCAGTGTAGACCGCGCCAaccgcggcggcggcggcggcaatCCCGTGTGCCCGCGCGAGACCCCCAAGTGGCAGAAACCCATCACCACATTCTTCATCAGCAAGGACGAACCCAAACACGTTGATGTAGAGGAACAAGATGACCAGGACAAGGCTG CAGGCAGCTCAAAACCAAGAAAAACAAACGTCATAGAATCAGACGAAGAAGAAGAAGTATTAACCGAACGACCAAAGAACACCGTTCTTGATGACACCATAGAACTGGAGCCACTAACCGGAGAAGATAGCCATAAAATAGAAGAATATTATCCAAAGGGAAATAAAGGTAAAGGGGTTGGAAAGAAAACGAAAGGGAAAGAGAACAAAAGAGACAGCAAGAGACTGAGAGAGGAAGATGACGGAGAGCACAGCAGTAAGAGAGTTAaagtaaattag